The nucleotide sequence GTAATGGTAAAGAGTCGGCGACTGTGGGCGTCGCGTTCGTCAAGATCCATGTCCGGCACCTTCGGATCGTCGATCTCGTCATCGGCGTACATGCTCCAGTAGGGATCGGGTGCCAGATAGGGATCGTGCGGGCTGATGAACGAGGCGGTCAGGAAGAACGGCTTGCCGTCATTGCGGTCGGCATGGTCGTGCAGCCAGCGGCAGGCTTCGACCGTGACCTCTTCGTCATAGTCGATGTTGACGCTGCGCCGCCACGGACCGGCATCCAGCACGGCGCGCATGCTGTGATACCAGGGCACCCAGACGTCCGACCCGATCGACCAGTCCGTGGTCCAGGAAAAGTCAGCGGGATAGACGTCGGTCGTCACCCGTTCCTCGAAACCATGCAGCTGGTCGGCGCCGACGAAGTGCATCTTGCCCGACAGGCATGTGGCGTAACCCATGTCGCGCAGATAGTGCGCAAAGGTCGGTACCGAGGAGGCGAACTCGCTGGCGTTGTCATAGGCGCCGATCCGGCTGGGTAGCCGGCTGGCCATGAACGAAAAGCGGGCGGGCGCGCAGATCGGATAGTTGGTGTAGGCACTTTCGAATACGACGCCACCTTCGGCTAAGCGGTCGATATTCGGCGTTCGACAGACCTTGCCGCCATAGGCCTGGAGCACCTGAGGCGCGAGCTGATCGGCCATCAGATAGAGAATGTTGGGTCGTTGCGTCATGCCGCCTCCTTGACCACGATGGCGTCTGGCATGACGCCGCTTGTGCAGACTAGACTAGCGCTCATGATCGGGAAATCGTCGTGACTCTGCCGGACAGTCTTTGGTCCGCAAGCGCCGTCAGCACTACGGAGACGCCCGTCCTGGCCGGCCGACACGGTGCGGACGTGGTGGTGGTCGGCGGCGGCTTCACCGGCCTGTCGGCGGCGCTGCACCTGGCGGAAGCGGGCAAGTCGGTCATGGTACTGGAGGCAGACGAGCCGGGCTGGGGTGCGTCGGGTCGCAATGGCGGTCAGGTCAACCCGGGCTGGCGCATGCTGCCCTCGGAGATCGCCGAGAAGTACGGCAGCAACCGGGCGCCCGCCGTGCTCGATATGCTGAACCGAGCCTGCGATCTGACCTTCGATCTGATCGAACGCCACGGTCTCGACTGCGACGCCGAACGGCCCGGTTTCGTGCACGCGGGCTTCGGCCGCTTCGGCAAGGATTTTCTGGACAGCTGGATCGCCGAATGGGGCGAGCTCGGCGTCAAGGTCGAGCGTTTCGACAGCGCTGGCTTGAAACGCCTGATCGGCACCGACTTCTACCACCTGGGCATGCTCGACCCACGCGGGGGCCACCTGCAGCCCCTGTCCTATGCGCGGGAACTGGCCCGCGCGGCCGCCGCCAAGGGCGCGCGGATTCACGGCCATTCGCGGGTGACGTCGATCCATGAGCAAGGCGCCGGCTGGCGCGTCATGACGTCCGGCGGCGAGGTCGAGACCGAACACGTCATCCTATGCACCAATGGCTATACGGACGGCTCCTGGCCCGGCCTTGCCAAGACCGTGGTGCCGATCACGACCTTCGTTGCCGCGAGCGAACCGCTGGACGCGGCAAGGCTCGAAACGATCCTGCCCGGGCGCCACGCGGTCGCCGAGACCCGGCGCGCGCTCCACTACTTCAAGCTCGACCGCGACAACCGCTTCGTCATCGGCGGGCGCGGCAACTTCACCAACCTGAACGAGCCGGGCTCGGTCGAGCACCTCAAGGCGACAGCACTGGAGATCTTTCCGGCACTGGATGGCATAGGTTGGTCCTACCGTTGGGGTGGCCAGGTTGCCGTCACGCCCGACCACACGCCACGCCTCTTCAAACTGGCGACCAACGTCCACGCCGGCATGGGCTTCAATGGCCGCGGCGTAGCCATGGGATCAATGTTCGGCACACAGCTGACCCGGGTCGTCCTGGGCGAGGAACCGGACATGCCGGTTGAACCGATCGACATCATTCCCAACCACGCGTTCCGCCAGTTCGGCATCACCTGGTTCCTGGCGACCAGCCGGCTGCTCGACCGGCGCGACATCCGCGAAGACCCCGCAACCTTTGTTTAGGCCGTCAGTTCGTCCTCGGGCGGGTGCAGTGTCTCCTCGGCCATGCGGAAGACCCAGTCGTGAAACGCGGCGATCGCCGGGCGCTCGAGCGCCTCAGGCAGGCAGACGAAAAAGATGCGGGTGTCGAGCGGCACCGAAAGGTCAAACGGCGCGACAAGGGCGCCGGACTTCAGGTCGTCGGCGACCAGGCTGCGCGTCGTCAAGGCAACGCCGCGGCCCAGCACCGCCGCCGCCAGCGCCATGGTGGCAATATCAAAGACCGGCCCTTTCGACGCATCGATGCCGGTCACGCCGACCGCGCGCAGCCACATGTCCCAATCCGGCGCCGTGCCGACGTAACCCCAGCTCTTGTCATGAAGCAGCGTGTGGTGGGCCAGATCCTCGGGCCGGCGTAACGAATGCTCGCCTTCCAGCAGCGCGGGGCTGCACACCGCCGTCATCCCCTCGGCCATGAGCGGTTCTTCATAAAGCCCGGCATAGCCACCCTTGCCGTAACGCAGACTGACATCGGCTTCGTAAGCTTCCAGGTCGACGATATGTGGCGTCGTCGACATGTGAACCTCGATCTTCGGATGCTGCTCCTGGAAGTCCTGAATGCGCGGCAACAGCCAGCGCGCGGCGAGTGTCGGCGAGGCCGTGATGATGAGCCGCATCTCGTTGTTCAGCGTCGACAAGCGCCGCACCGACCGCTCCAGGATCAACAACCCGTCGCGCAGGCCTGGCAGCAACAGAATGCCCGCGGGGCTCAATTCCAGTTCGCGGTGATGGCGGATGAAGAGGTCTTGGCCCAGCCGGTCCTCCAACGCGCGGATCTGATGGCTGACCGCCGCCGGCGTGACGTTGAGCTCCACCGCAGCGTCTTTGAAACTGAGCAGGCGGCCCGCCGCCTCGAAGGCGCGCAACCCGTTCAGGGGCAGGGTCGAAATCGACATAGCGGCAGCTTTTCAGACGAGAAAATATATTGCAAGACACAAAAACATCTCGTTTGCGGAAATCCTACAGCGTCACCAAATTGTTAGTCAGCAGACGATACCGTCGGTTCCAGCATAAGGAGCACGATCATGAACAACTACATTGACAAAGGTTTCTTTTCTCACACTGCGACGGCGCGCCCCTATTGGGGCGGCGACGTGAACGTCACCAGCCTGCGCCCGGCGCCGCGCCTGCACGCCGGCCAATCCGGTGGCGGTTTCCACACCACCATCGCCAAGCTGGTTTCGGTTTTCAGCAAGCGCTGAGCCGCCCTGCCCGGTCGCCTCAGCAACCTGGCGGTGCCACGCGGACGCCTTAGTCGTCGGCCGTGGCGCCGCCCTCTTCCTTGCGCCTGGCGATAAAGCCGGTCAGTTCTTCACGAATGGCCGGGTCCATCGGCGGCTCCTCGTATTCGTCCAGAAGCTGTTTCCAGATGCGGTGTGCGCGTTGTGTTGCGTCGACCGCGCCGTCCTGATGCCAGGTCTCCCAGTTGCGCCAGTCCGACAGGATCGGCTGGTAGAACGCATTCTCGTAGCGCGCCAGGGTGTGCTGGGCGCCGAAATAGTGGCCGCCGGGACCAACCTCGCGCATGGCGTCGAGGCCCAGCTCGTCTCTTGAGAAATCCACCGGCTCCAATGCCTTCATCATCGTCTGGACCATCTCCAGATCGATGACGATCTTCTCGAACGAGGCACGCAAGCCGCCCTCCAGCCAGCCAAAGCTGTGCAACAGCATGTTAGTGTGTCCCAGGACCGTCGCCCATAGCGACATCGCGCCTTCATAGGTCGCCTGGGCGTCCGGCCAGTTCGACGCGTTCACGTTCGACGAGCGGTAAGGCAGCCGGTAGCGGCGCGCCAATTGACCGCCGATCAAGGCCGCCTTGACGTATTCCGGCGTGCCGAAGGCCGGCGCGCCCGAACGCATGTCGACATTGCTGGTGAACCCGCCATAGATCACTGGCGCGCCCGGATTGACGATCTGCATGAAGGTGATGCCGGCGAGCGCCTCGGCGTTCTGCTGGGTCAAGGCGCCGGCGATCGAGACCGGCGCCATGGCACCGGCAAGGGTAAACGGCGTCACGACCACCGGCTGGTTGCGCCGCGCCATTTCGATCATGCCGATCAGCATGGGGATATCGAGCTGCAGCGGCGAATTGGCGTTGACCACCGTCCACATGCTAGGCTCATTGAGCAGCGTGGCCTCGTCAACGCCGCGCGCGATCCTGACCATCTCCAACGCGTCCAGGATCTTACGCCGGCCGAGCGCGTAGCCGAATGCGATCTTGTCGGTGATCAAAAGCTGCTCGCCGACGATATCGAGATAACGGATGTTGGGCTCGACATCGATTGGCTCCAGCATCGGCGTGCAGCCGTGGATCGCGTTGATCACCTGGCCGAGCTTCAGCAGGTCGCGGTAGTCGGCCAGGTTGCCGCTCCTGCGGCCGCCCTCGATGTCGGAAATGTTGGGGTTGCCGGCAACCGGCAGGAAATTGATGTAGTTGCCGCCGAAGATACGGTGCCGATCGGGGTTACGGGCGTGAAGCGTGAACTCCCCCGGCGCCTTGGCGACCATCTCTTCGACCATGGCCCGCTCGAAGCGAACGCGCGTGCTGTCGGGGTCCACATCGGCGCCGGCCGCCTTCAGGATGTCCCGCGCTTCGTCCAGCAGGAAGTTAATGCCGATCTCCTGCAAGACCTCCAATGAGGCATCGTGGACCGCCTCGATCTCATCGGCGCTGGCCAACTCGAACGGCGGATAGGGATTGCGGACGGTTTGCCAGTCAAGCTGCGGCAGGCGCGACGGTTTGCCACCGCCGCCCCTCTTGCGCCGGCCCGCCGACGATGCCGTCTTGTCGCGTCGCGCCATCAGACTCTCACTCTTGCCTTTCGCCGCTATCCTAGGCGGCGTTGCCGGGCGTGCGACAATTGAACCTTCGCCGGAATTCCATGCATGGCTTTTATGGAGTTAGCGCGATGAAGCGTTCGCTTGTGCCGCCACACCAAGCCGCCAGGCGGGCCGCGACAAACGCCGCCGGCGTCTCTGCCACACCCTGGCGCCGGTGGCAGACGGACCATGGAATGGTCAGCCCCTGCTCCGTCAGCGGCCGGGTGGCCAGGCCCCACCGTTCGAGGTCAGGTGCGACCGCCCAACGGCTCACCACCGTCACCCCATGACCGGCCGCGACCAGCGCCAACATCGCATCGAGCGGGCCGGCGCGCAGGTATGTCGCCGGCAGCACACGCGCCGGGCGAAACAACAGGTCGTGCTCCATGCCCGGCTCAAACACAGTGGAATAGGTGACGTAGACCTGATCGGCCAGATCGGCCGCGATCACGCAAGGCCGCTTGGCCAGTGGATGATCGTTGGCCATCACAGCGACCAGATCATCATCGAACAGGTGCACCACCTCAACGCCGCGACGCCGCGGATTTCCTGGCGCTAGCGCCAAATCGATCGCACCGTCTTCAAGCGCCGAAAGCGGCACCGAGAGCGTGTCGGTGTGGAACTCGACCTCGATCTCCGGCGCGTGTTCAGTGATGTCGTCCAGAAAGGCGGGGGCCCAGCGGAACCCGCAATAAGCACGCGCGCCGAGCCGCACCAGCGCCTTGACGCCGCCCCTGTAGCGCTCGAGATCGGCCTCCGCGCGTTCCAGCTCGCCCATGATCAGGCGGGCGGATTGCAGGAGCTCCTGGCCTTGCCAGGTCAGCACCAGCCGCCGGTTGACCCGGCGAAATAAGGGCACGCCCGCGCGCCGTTCGGCCTCGCGCACCTGATGGCTCAGCGCCGGCTGTGTCAGGCCCAACGCACGGGCCGCGCTGGTCACCGTCTTGTGCCGGTCAAGGGCGACCAGCATGCGCAGATGGCGGATATCCAAATGCGGCATGGTCATAAGAATTGATCATGACCAAGCCTTGGCGATCCAGCAAGACCAGAGCAGATTTACGCGACTAATCTTGTGCCACTGAGTGGCTCTAGATTAGTCGCGACCCGCTCTAGGTAAAAAGAAAGGCCGGCGGTTACCCGCCGGCCCTTCAGCCCCATGGATGGGATCGTTCGATCAGGCTTCGCTTTCGTCGAGCCAGATTTCTTCGTAAGGCCAGCCGGCGCCCAGAGCGAACGCGGAACTGCCGTGGAAGTTCTGGATTCGGGCACTGATGCCTTCGACGTAATTGGAGAAGAATGGGATGAAAGCACCGCCATCGTCATGCAGCAGGGTGCAGGCCTCGCAATAGATCTCCAGGCGCTTGGCCGGGTCGGTTTCGATACGGCCCATGACAAGCAGTTCATCGAAGCGCTCGTTGCACCACGCCGTCTCGTTCCAGGAACCGCCGCAGGCGTGCGCGATGGTCAGGATCAAATCGGCTGTCGGGCGCGAGTTCCAGCCCGACACGTTGAACGGCGTCTGCATCCAAGTGTGGCTCCAATAGCCGTCGTCGGGCACGCGGTTCAGCGTGATGTCGATACCGGCCTGGGATGCCTGTTCCTGCAGGATGACGGAGCTGTCGACCGCGTTCGCGTGACCGGCGTTGGAGACCGCCAGCTCAATCGACGACAAACCTGTCTTGTCCCAATAGAACTTAGCCTTGTCGGGATCGTAGTCATGCTGCGGAATGTCGCGGCAATAGGTCGGCAGACCGGGGTTGACCGGGAAGTCGTTGGCGACCACGCCGTGACCCAGCAAAACGTTGTCGACGAGATACTGACGGTCGACGCAATGCTTCATGGCCAGGCGAACATTCAGATCGCTGGTCGGTGCGCGGTCGCACATCATATCCCAAATGAAGAACGAACCGGACGGCGTCGACACGACGTTGACGTTGGGGTCCTGGCCCAGCAGGCTCGCCAGGCGCGGCTCGACCCGCAACGTCATGTCAACGTCGCCGGACTTCAAGGCGTTACCGCGCGCGGCATTATCGGGAATGCCTTGGGTAATGAAGGCGTCGAGATGACCGGCGCTTTCATTCCAGTAATTGGCGTTCTTCTCGGTGACCGATTCACGACCCGGCTCGAAATCGGACAGGCGATAAGGACCCGTGCCGTTCACCGGATCGCCGTCGACCCAGCCCTCGGCCACGATCGACGTGTGATAGTCATGGCCCAACAGGACCGGGAAGTCCGCATTGCCCGAGTTAAGCGTGATCACCAGGACATGGTCGCCATCGGCCTTCATATCGACGATTGGCGACAGCAAAGGCTTCGACGGTGACTCCGAACCTTCCTTGATGTGCTCGTTGAGCGAATAGATCGCATCGGCAGCGGTGAAGGGCTTGCCGTCGTGGAACTCGACGCCTTCGCGCAGCTTGAACGTCCAGACCTTGGCCTCGTCAGAGGATTCCCACTCGGTCGCCAGGTTCGGCACCACGTTCAAGTCGCGGTCCAGGTTGGTTATGCGGTTGTAGACCTGATAGGCCCGCTGGATGTCCGTCGAGTTGGTCATCTTCGTCGGGTCGAAAGTCTCTTCGGCCCCGGCATACTCCGTCGCGACAACCGCCGTTCCGCCTTTCTGGGCTTCGGCCGCGACACCCGCCGTCGACATCATGGTTGTGGCGGCAGTCGCCGTTACACCTAAAGCACTGGCGCGCCCGACAAATTCGCGACGCGACATTTTGCCGGCTTTGGCCTGCTGAAGGTACCAGTCTAGTTGTTTTGTCATTCTCATCTCCCAATCACGCATTGGCGGCGCCGTGCGCCTCTTTTTGTCGCCGGTCTCCCGCCGCTCCGCGCGAAGTCTAGCGGATCATCGAAAAAACGAAAGGCATTGCCAAAACAATTAGGATTGAGCCGGCCGCCGGTTTCTGGCCCGAAAACGACCGCAATTCCGCCAGTTTAATGTGGTCCGGATGAAGAGCCGACGATCGGCCGGGTTAGGCGGCACGATCATCTGAACAGGTTCCGGTCATCATCTGAGCATGTAGAGCTGGGCCAGCGCCAAACGGTCAACCGGATCGCACCACGCCCGTTCGCCATCGACCGTGACGTCGAAGGTCTGGTTGTCGACCGCAATCGCTGGCAGCGCGTCGTTCAGATGCATCGACGCCTTGGACAAGTTCCGCGTGCCGGAGAGCGGCAGCAGCATGCGACCAAGATCCAGCCTGCCCGCCAGGTCGCCGTCGATGGCGCTGGGATGAACGAAGGTCGCCGAGACCGCCTGTGGCGCATGACCGTGGGCGCCCCATTGCTCACGCAAGATGACGGGGTCGGCGGCGGCAATGCTGGCGGCTGAATCACCCATCGCGGCCCAGGCCGTGAAGCCGCCCTTGATCACGACGCTCGGCTTGATGCCGAAGAAGGCGGGTTTCCACAAAACGATATCGGCCAGCTTGCCCGTCTCCAGCGAGCCGATATGACGGTCGATGCCGAACACGCGGGCCGCGTTGATCGTGTACTTGGCGAGGTAACGCATGATGCGCCTGTTGTCGGCGCCCGCGATCAGCTCATCCGCCAGCGCGCCACGCTGATCGCGCATCTTGCTCGCCAACTGCCAGCAACGCGCGACGACCTCGTTGATGCGCCCCATGCCCTGGCTGTCGGAACCAAACATGGAGATCGCGCCGATGTCGTGCAAGATGTCCTCGGCGGCGATTGTCTGCGCGCGGATCCGGCTTTCAGCGAACGCGACATCCTCCGGCACGTGCGGACTCAGGTGATGCACGGTCATCGTCATGTCGAGGTGTTCGTCGAACGTGTTCAGCGTGAACGGGTTGGTCGGGTTGGTCGACGACGGCAGACAGTTCGCTTCGCCGTTGCAGCGGATGATGTCGGGCGCATGGCCGCCGCCGGCGCCTTCGGTGTGGTACATGTGAATGGCGCGCCCGCCGATCGCCGCCATGGTGCTTTCGTAGAATCCCGCCTCGTTCAGCGTGTCGGTGTGGATCTGGACCTGGAAGTCCATGTCGTCGGCGACCGACAGGCAGCAGTCGATGGTCGCCGGCATGGCGCCATAGTCCTCGTGGATCTTAACGCCGATCGCGCCGCCGGCGATGTGGGCGCGGATGCCGTCGGGATCATGGCAACTGCCGCGGGTCAGGAAACCGAAGTTCATCGCCATGGCGTCGCTTGCCTTCAGCATGTTGCCGGTTGTCCAGTCACCGCCGGAATCGACGCCGAATAGAATGCCGTGGCCACCGCCGATCATGGTCGTCAGGCCGGCCGACAATGCGTGGCGGATCAATGCCGGGCTCTTGTGATGCACATGCACGTCAATCCCGCCTGGCGTCGCGATCATACCGTCGCCATGGGCGACCAGGGTCGCCGGACCGCAGACCAGGTCGGGGTGAACACCGTCCATGACCGCCGGATTTCCTGCCTTGCCGAGCCCGACGATGCGGCCCTCGCGAACGCCCAGATCGCCTTTCACGATGCCCAGGATCGGGTCCATGACGAGCACGTTGTGCACGACGAGATCAAGCGCGCCGTCGGCTTGACTGTGGCTTGCCTGGAAACCCATGGCGTCGCGGAACGATTTTCCACCACCTGTGGTGAGTTCTTCGCCGGGTACGCCGTGGTCATGCTCGACCTCGGCGACCAGAGACGTGTTGGCAAGCCGCACCCGGTCACCCTTGGTCGGCCCGTACATGGCGGCATAGGCCGCCCGTGTCATCGTTGCCATCGCCCTACGCTCCGTTGAAACCGCGATCGCGCGCCCGGTCCAGCGCCGCCGCACGGGTGTCGGCATCGTGGACCGAACCATTGGTCAGGTTGTTGAAGCCGGAGACCAAACCGTCGCCTCCGATCGCGACAAGGGCGACATCGCGGGCCTGCCCTGGCTCGAACCGCTGCGCGGTGCCAGAGGGGATGTCGAGGCGCATGCCGAACGCTGCTTCGCGGTCGAACGACAGCGCCGGGTTGACCTCGAAGAAGTGGAAGTGGCTGCCGACTTGCACCGGCCGGTCGCCGGTGTTCAGCACGCTGACTGTCGCCTTGTCGCGTCCGACGTTCAGTTCGATATCGCCGTCGGGTGTCACGATCTCGCCGGCGCGCGCGTCGTTGCCGTCGGCAATCGCCGCGCCTCCCGGACGGATGGGATCGTGCACGGTGATCAGTTTGGCGCCATCGGGGAACAGACCTTCGACCATGATGACCGGCAGCAGGCGGGTGACGCCAGGCAGCACGTCGTCGGTGGTCAGCAGCGTCGCGCCCCAACCCATCAGGTCCTTGACCGAGCGGCCCTCGCGCGCGCCTTCCAGCAGCGCGTCGGCGATATAGGCGTGGGCCTCCGGATGATTAAGCTTTAGGCCCTTCTCCTTGCGCCGGCGCGCCATCTCGGCGGCGACAAAGATCGTCATGCGCTCCAACTCGGTCGGTGTCAGCATCATGGTCTCGCCACTCCCTGCATTGTTGCCTTATCTTACGGCCATAGCTCAGACGAGTGCACGCGATGACAGACATGAAACGATTTGATCCTGGCGCCCAGAACGACTGGATCTTCGATGCGGTCGCCCAGGACGGCGGCGCCATTGTCGAGGGTGTGCTGAACAGCGGTTTCTTGGCCGCGCTGCGCGACGAACTCACCAGCTCGATTGATCAAGCGCAGCCAGGAAGCCGGTCCGGCGTGGAGGGTGTCGAGACGTTCCATGGCGCCAACACCAAACGCATCTGTTCCCTGGCGCGCCGTTCCGAGGCTTTCATCGATTTGATGCTGCACCCCCTGCTGCTCGCCTTTGCCGATCGCTTTCTGCTGCCGGCCTGCCGCGACTACTGGCTCAACACCGGCCAGTTAATGATCGTCGGCCCCGGCGAGCCGGCGCAGCGGTTGCACCGCGATGAAGGCAACTGGCCTTATCAGCCGTGGCCCGGACCGGAAGTGACGGTGAGTTCCATGTGGGCACTGTCGGACTTCACGGCCGAGGTCGGCGCAACACGGGTGGTGCCGGGCAGTCACCTTTGGTCGGACCGCGACCGCGACGCCGATGACGGCCAGACCGTTCAGGCGGTCATGCCGGCCGGCTCGGCCCTGCTCTACTCCGGCAAGGTCAAACACGGCGCCGGTGCCAACCAGACGGCGGACGCCTGGCGCTGGGGTCTTCATGTGAGTTATGTCGTCGGCTGGCTGCGGCCCGAGGAAAACCACAACATGGCGGTGCCGATCGAGACCGCCAGACGCCTGCCCGAACGCGCCCAGGCGCTGCTCGGCTATACGTCCTACGTACCCGACAACGGTGGGCGGTTGGGACTGGTGGAGTTCGAAGACGCCGCGCTGGTCACGCGCGGGAATTAGGCGGCTAGAGCGGATCATGGTTAGGTGGAACCGCTTGACGGTTCCATCTAACCACGTGAATCCGCTCTCTATTTATGAGTAGTGCAGATTCACCTGCCTTGACGAAATCGCGAAGCGATCGCTTCAAAACAGGATCGGCTCTAGGCTGTCACCCCAGCGGTTCCGAATGGCGGCCTCGACCATGTCGGCTGTCAGCCCGCCCATCATCGTGCCTGTCGTCCGGGTATCGTAATCCGGACCGCCGATCAGATCTTGGATGGATTCCGGCGTTCTGACGACCAAGCCGTTTGGCCCCCACGGACCATAGTGGACATCGTTGGTGGGGCCGAACAAACCGACCGTCGGCCGCCCGGTCGCCGCCGCCAGATGCATCATGGCCGAATCGTTACCGACAAACAGCCGGCAGCGGCGCATCGCGGCATACGTCGACAACACGTCGACACCCATGCCGTCGATCAACCAGTCGTCCGGCACGCCGTCGAAGATCGGCTGCGCTGTCTCTCGCTCCTGTTCCGCGCCGACCAGAAGCAGACGCGATCCGGCCAGCGCGCCGCTTGGCGCCAGCAGCCGGTTGGCCAGATCGACAAAACTCTGCGCCGGCCAGATCTTGCCCGGCCAAGAAGCGCCCGGCGCCATGGCTATGATATCGCGGCCTTCGCCTACCAGATCGCGAGCACGCTCTTCGTGCGTGGCATTGGTCCAAACAATGGGATCCAGTGGCGCCGAACCGAGCGCCATCGCATTCAGCTCAACGCGGTGGATGGGGGCTGTGTTCTTGGGCAGAGCACGGCGGTCGCCCGCGCGCAACACATACGGCATAGCCGTGCGCCGAAGATCGACGACGACCCGCCAACGCTGGCCTGCGGTGGCCCGCCACAGGTCAAACCAATGGAGCGAACGGCGCCGTTTGCGAATGACGTGGATGCGCGCCAGCCGGGGCACCGCCTCGAAC is from Pseudomonadota bacterium and encodes:
- a CDS encoding glycosyltransferase family 9 protein, giving the protein MAILFITSTYIGDAILSSGVLKRLLDDYSDDPVTIACGAPAAKVFEAVPRLARIHVIRKRRRSLHWFDLWRATAGQRWRVVVDLRRTAMPYVLRAGDRRALPKNTAPIHRVELNAMALGSAPLDPIVWTNATHEERARDLVGEGRDIIAMAPGASWPGKIWPAQSFVDLANRLLAPSGALAGSRLLLVGAEQERETAQPIFDGVPDDWLIDGMGVDVLSTYAAMRRCRLFVGNDSAMMHLAAATGRPTVGLFGPTNDVHYGPWGPNGLVVRTPESIQDLIGGPDYDTRTTGTMMGGLTADMVEAAIRNRWGDSLEPILF